From one Leptospira stimsonii genomic stretch:
- a CDS encoding EVE domain-containing protein, which translates to MNHWLFKTEPDVFSIDDLYNSPSHIAPWEGVRNYQARNFLRDSIKKGDLILFYHSRANPLSIVGIAEVAKQGYPDHFAFDPSHKYFDPKSKTENPTWYMVDVKFKKRFPEPVTMEEMKKHKQLKNMVLLQKGSRLSIQPVSPAEFQFILGLAGVKL; encoded by the coding sequence TTAAAACAGAACCCGACGTTTTTTCAATCGATGACCTGTACAATTCTCCTTCCCATATCGCTCCTTGGGAAGGGGTAAGAAATTATCAGGCGCGCAATTTCTTGCGTGACAGTATTAAAAAAGGGGATCTCATTCTCTTTTACCATAGCCGGGCTAACCCCCTTTCCATCGTTGGAATTGCCGAAGTTGCAAAACAAGGATATCCGGATCATTTCGCATTTGATCCTTCTCACAAATACTTCGATCCGAAAAGTAAGACTGAGAACCCGACATGGTACATGGTAGATGTAAAATTTAAAAAAAGATTCCCTGAACCTGTCACGATGGAAGAAATGAAAAAGCACAAACAACTTAAGAACATGGTGCTTCTACAGAAAGGTTCTCGCCTTTCTATTCAGCCAGTTTCTCCCGCGGAGTTTCAGTTCATTCTGGGACTTGCGGGTGTGAAACTTTGA
- a CDS encoding 7TM diverse intracellular signaling domain-containing protein — MKLKVQTLLLLFFCETALLFADSVSITDKYSSPLQSAFSLSEKMNGEFLGKTLQVLEDSNGTIRIEDFSNPNFHPEWKNFEKESLSKGYTQSTFWIRSKIHFEKIGHGFQPWFLELANPASEEFILYKKLSQFPIRYQEIKRDQSIEYFHPVYRLVTQYGNTEEYLIKVSTRRSLILNFKAWTANEFITNVQVQNLLFGLFFGALLVMLVYNGFVLSTVKEAGYLFYVLYLLFFGLWQLSVTGVGNRYLYTSALKTWNDLLVPFAYLAIVFSIQFTRSFLHTGRTMKIIDYLLVVFMIPGIVGILLSFFPIFYFWNMRALTLFPIFTSIVVIYAGIDRYRQGYRPARFFLLAWSVLVVFILITVLRNLSLLPSNLFTNWGSLIGSLLEMTLLSFALADRFKSLQAESLQTSIDAYENQIKLSEIEQELKIARELQESILPDKLPKVEGIELSVRMECASSVGGDFYDFHDYGDGRLGVFISDVSGHGIPAAIIASMVKLAFSIEVRKAAEPAEVLKNINRALMGKYGKHFITAAYLIIDIHKGIVTYSNAGHPPIAILNHGKGEFREIFLPGWIMGIDGNLKNGQLIIPIKKEDRIVLFTDGVTEARNQYGQMFGYQKFYDFLKTNAGLQGKILNQLVFDTVKSWSGRGDQFEDDITLMILDLNGKFEKEENVVAPIYQEISRAGS, encoded by the coding sequence TTGAAGCTGAAAGTTCAAACCCTTCTTCTTCTGTTTTTCTGCGAAACTGCCCTGCTATTCGCCGATTCGGTATCGATCACCGATAAATATTCTTCTCCGCTCCAATCCGCGTTCTCCCTTTCGGAAAAAATGAATGGGGAATTTTTAGGGAAAACTCTTCAAGTATTAGAAGATTCTAATGGAACGATTCGTATCGAGGATTTTTCCAATCCGAACTTTCATCCGGAATGGAAGAATTTTGAAAAGGAAAGCCTTTCTAAAGGATATACTCAATCTACGTTTTGGATCCGTTCCAAGATTCATTTTGAAAAGATCGGTCACGGTTTTCAACCTTGGTTTTTAGAATTAGCCAATCCCGCTTCCGAAGAATTTATACTCTATAAAAAACTTTCACAGTTTCCGATTCGTTATCAAGAAATCAAGCGAGATCAGAGTATAGAATATTTTCATCCGGTCTATCGTCTGGTCACTCAATACGGAAACACGGAAGAATATTTGATCAAAGTCTCCACGAGAAGATCCTTGATTCTCAATTTTAAGGCTTGGACCGCGAACGAGTTTATCACAAACGTTCAAGTGCAGAATCTTCTTTTCGGATTATTTTTCGGCGCCTTGCTCGTGATGCTCGTCTACAACGGCTTTGTTCTTTCAACTGTGAAAGAAGCGGGTTATCTTTTTTACGTTCTTTATCTTTTGTTTTTCGGTCTCTGGCAACTTTCCGTGACCGGAGTGGGAAACCGATATCTCTACACGTCAGCTCTCAAAACGTGGAACGACCTTTTGGTTCCCTTCGCGTATCTTGCAATCGTATTTTCGATTCAATTCACGAGATCGTTTCTTCATACCGGTAGGACGATGAAGATTATCGATTATCTTCTCGTTGTATTCATGATTCCTGGGATTGTGGGGATTCTTCTTTCCTTCTTTCCTATATTCTATTTTTGGAATATGCGGGCATTGACTTTGTTTCCGATTTTCACTTCTATTGTGGTGATTTACGCCGGAATCGATCGTTATCGACAAGGTTATAGACCTGCCCGTTTTTTTCTTCTCGCCTGGTCGGTTCTCGTGGTTTTTATTTTGATTACTGTCCTCAGAAACCTTTCCTTGCTACCTAGTAATCTTTTCACTAACTGGGGTTCTCTGATCGGTTCCCTTTTGGAAATGACTCTTCTTTCGTTCGCTTTGGCCGACCGTTTCAAATCTTTGCAGGCCGAGAGTTTACAAACGAGCATCGACGCTTATGAGAATCAGATCAAACTCTCGGAGATAGAACAAGAACTGAAGATCGCGAGAGAACTTCAAGAATCGATTCTCCCGGATAAACTTCCGAAGGTGGAAGGAATCGAACTTTCGGTAAGAATGGAATGTGCAAGTTCTGTCGGAGGGGACTTTTACGATTTTCACGATTACGGTGACGGAAGGCTTGGAGTTTTTATCAGCGACGTTTCCGGTCACGGGATTCCCGCCGCGATCATCGCCTCTATGGTAAAACTCGCATTTTCGATCGAAGTCAGAAAGGCCGCGGAACCGGCTGAAGTTTTGAAAAATATCAACCGCGCTTTGATGGGTAAGTACGGTAAACATTTTATTACCGCGGCGTATTTAATCATCGATATACATAAGGGAATTGTAACTTACTCGAACGCGGGTCATCCTCCGATCGCGATCCTCAATCACGGGAAGGGAGAATTCAGAGAAATTTTTCTTCCCGGTTGGATCATGGGAATCGACGGGAATTTGAAAAACGGCCAACTCATCATTCCGATAAAAAAAGAAGATCGTATTGTCTTGTTCACCGATGGGGTTACGGAAGCGCGGAACCAATACGGACAGATGTTCGGTTATCAAAAATTTTATGATTTCTTAAAAACAAACGCGGGTTTGCAGGGAAAAATTTTGAATCAATTGGTTTTT